From the genome of Muricauda sp. SCSIO 64092, one region includes:
- the metF gene encoding methylenetetrahydrofolate reductase [NAD(P)H] has product MKVTEHITKAKGETLFSFEIIPPVKGKSIQELYDNIDPLMEFKPPFIDVTTSREEYVYIDRDGLLDKKLTRMRPGTLGICASIKHKYDVDAIPHVLCGGFTKEETEYLLVDCHYLGLDNVMALRGDAMKEERYFEPTKGGHQYASDLVRQIQELNCGNYLHEVIETDNCANFCIGVAGYPEKHMEAPSLKTDLKRLKEKIDLGADYVVTQMFFDNKKYFAFVEAAREMGIEVPIIPGIKPIAIKKHLQLLPQVFRVDIPEDLIEAVEQCKTNKEVRQVGIEWCIEQSKELKKADVPVLHYYSMGKSDNIKAIAKAIF; this is encoded by the coding sequence ATGAAAGTAACCGAACATATTACAAAAGCAAAAGGGGAAACCCTTTTTAGTTTTGAGATTATTCCTCCCGTTAAGGGAAAGAGCATTCAGGAACTGTATGACAATATTGACCCGTTAATGGAATTTAAACCACCGTTTATTGATGTAACAACTTCACGCGAGGAGTATGTCTACATTGATCGCGATGGACTTTTGGATAAAAAACTCACCCGCATGCGGCCCGGCACATTGGGTATTTGCGCTTCCATCAAACATAAATACGATGTGGATGCCATTCCACATGTACTTTGTGGCGGCTTTACCAAGGAAGAGACGGAATATCTTCTGGTGGATTGTCACTATTTGGGTCTTGATAATGTAATGGCGCTAAGGGGGGATGCCATGAAGGAAGAAAGGTATTTTGAGCCAACAAAAGGGGGACATCAATACGCATCGGACCTCGTACGGCAAATTCAGGAATTGAACTGTGGAAATTACCTCCATGAAGTAATTGAAACCGATAACTGTGCCAACTTTTGTATTGGAGTGGCCGGTTATCCGGAGAAACATATGGAAGCCCCCTCTTTAAAAACCGATTTAAAACGGCTAAAAGAGAAAATTGATTTGGGTGCCGATTATGTGGTGACCCAAATGTTTTTTGATAACAAAAAGTACTTCGCCTTTGTGGAAGCTGCTCGTGAAATGGGTATTGAGGTACCGATTATACCTGGAATAAAGCCCATTGCCATAAAGAAACATTTACAGCTATTGCCCCAGGTGTTCCGGGTGGATATTCCGGAAGATTTAATTGAGGCCGTTGAACAGTGCAAAACAAACAAGGAAGTTCGGCAAGTTGGGATAGAATGGTGTATAGAACAGTCTAAAGAATTGAAAAAGGCCGATGTTCCCGTATTGCACTACTATTCCATGGGAAAATCCGATAATATCAAGGCCATTGCCAAAGCCATTTTTTAA
- a CDS encoding four helix bundle protein, whose amino-acid sequence MEYTDLDVWIESRKLVKMIYEKTGSFPKEEIYGLTNQIRRSSISIPSNIAEGCGRRTSADTIQFLHIARGSLYELETQCFLALDQCYLTDKQFQEISNQTKTCKKLLNGFINYYALKQNANNKQPSTNN is encoded by the coding sequence ATGGAGTATACTGATTTAGATGTGTGGATTGAATCCAGAAAGTTGGTGAAGATGATTTATGAAAAAACAGGCTCTTTTCCAAAAGAAGAAATCTACGGATTGACCAACCAAATTAGGAGAAGTAGTATATCCATTCCTTCAAATATTGCGGAAGGATGTGGTCGGAGAACTTCAGCAGACACTATTCAGTTTCTTCATATAGCCAGAGGTTCTCTTTATGAATTGGAGACCCAATGCTTTTTAGCTTTAGATCAATGCTATTTAACCGATAAGCAATTTCAAGAAATAAGTAATCAGACAAAAACCTGTAAAAAATTGTTGAATGGTTTTATCAACTATTATGCATTAAAACAAAATGCCAACAACAAACAACCATCAACAAATAACTAA